One Polyodon spathula isolate WHYD16114869_AA unplaced genomic scaffold, ASM1765450v1 scaffolds_1903, whole genome shotgun sequence DNA window includes the following coding sequences:
- the LOC121310248 gene encoding son of sevenless homolog 1-like yields MQDKMEKEFDDYLFNKSLEIEPRNAKSLPRFAKKYSCPMKSPGVRPSIVRASTVRHPTPLQNEPRKISYSRIPDSEMESTPSAPNSPRTPLTPPPASTASSTTDICSVFDSGPPSPFHSNSDTIFASVSLPHGPS; encoded by the exons ATGCAAGATAAAATGGAAAAGGAATTtgatgattatttgttcaataaGTCATTGGAAATAGAGCCTCGCAATGCCAAGTCATTACCAAGATTT GCTAAGAAATACAGCTGTCCTATGAAGTCTCCTGGTGTACGACCCTCAATCGTTAGGGCCAGTACCGTGAGACACCCGACTCCGCTACAGAACGAGCCGCGCAAAATCAGTTACAGCCGAATCCCCGACAGCGAAATGGAAAGCACGCCATCCGCTCCTAACTCCCCTCGGACACCCCTGACTCCTCCCCCGGCATCCACGGCATCCAGCACAACGGACATCTGCAGCGTCTTCGACTCCGGACCGCCCAGCCCCTTCCATTCAA acaGCGATACCATCTTTGCCTCAGTTTCACTGCCCCACGGCCCAAGTTAG